CCATCAGCGAGTTGGCCGGTGTAAGTGCAAGTCGCTGAACAGCCGTCATACGAGGTATGAGAAGACCCTTGTTGGTCGACATCATTTCGAGTATGGCGGAAGCATCAGGAGTTGTTGTTCCTATTCCGACGTTGTCCTGAGCCTTTACAGTAAAAGGAATCAGTGCGAGTATTCCGGCGGTGAGAATGGAAAAGAGTAGGGATCTTTTCATGTTCGGGCTTTTGGGTTTTAGGAAAACAAATATATTGAAATCGTCGACTAATCCAAAGTATTTATCGTTAAATGTTTTTGTTAATAAAAAGCATAAACAATTGATTTATAGTAATTTAAAACGGTTAAGTCACTTGGCGAACACCTGTTTCCAGTCTTCCATTGCGGTACGGATCACCTCTAATGCCTCTTTTTTTCCATAAATACCAGCCACTCGGCAGGAAGCAGTGTCGCCGGGTAAATTTTTATAAGTCAGGAAGTAATGAACCAGGCGGTCGAGCAACGAAGTTGGAACATCTTTCAGGTCATTCCAGTGATACACTGCATCGCCTTTCAGAACAGCGATGATCTTATCATCGGCTTCACCCTTGTCTATGAGACGCAGACCACCGATAGGAGTTGCCTGGAGCAGCACATTTCCGTGCGCGATTTGTCGTTCACTGAACACGCATATATCGAGAGGGTCCTTATCTCCATCTTTTACACCGGGAACGGTTTTGGCTGCCAGGGATGCGATACCGGTGTTGCAATAGGTACGGGGAATGAACCCGTAGGAACAAGGTACTACGTTGCTGAATTTTTGAGGGCGATCGACTTTCAGGTATCCGCTCATCTTATCGATCTCATACTTCATTGTATCGGAAGGAACGATTTCAATAAAAGCTGTGAGGCATTCAGGCGCATCCTTACCGGGAGAGATCCCATGCCAGGGGTGTGCTTTAAAGTTTGAATTCATCTCAGATGTTTTTTAAGCAAGAACCAGGCTATGATAAGCACAGGCATGGCAGCTAAGATATACCAAATGGCTGTTCCGCGGCCTGGGTGCCGGAGTTCCCTTTGTTTGACAGGATCAACATTTTTTTTAATAACCGATGGTGGTCCGAGAAGGGCGAGTAGAATGGAATCTTCCTCCCGGAAGCTGCATTTTCGTATTGGGAAGTAGTGATCTTCTGCCACAGCGCTGCTTAAGTATTTCCTTGAGTGTCCGCAGAAGTGTACTGCATTTCTGTTATACGGATCCGTGCTGGCGTAAATAATCCATTCTTCCCCGGGGGAGAAACTCATCAGGCAGGAGGAGGTAGCATCGTATTTAATCCTGATCCTTTCTTCCGGATGTCCTTTGTAAATAGCCAGCGGCTGAAAAACTGCTACTCCTTGTGTTCCGTTGCTCAGGGTGTCCGTTACTTTGCCCCGGAAGATCAGATCGTACTGATTCAAAGCATTCCGGAAGGGTATTTCAGTAGGACAATCGCAAGAGACGGCGGGAAGAGTAAGCAGGACAAATTTCAGGAAGAGCAATATCCTGATCATGCCAGGCGTTTTTGCAGGTACTCTTCTGAGCGGCGCATCCAGTCACCAACAATAACATCTTCTTTGATAAAGGGTACAGTTTTCCGGAATTCCCTGAGTTGATTCTCCAAAAGAGTAGAGGTGCGCAGGGGCCGGCGGAACTCAATTGCCTGCGCGGCACTCAGCATTTCAATGGAAAGAACCCGCATTACATTTTTTACTACCTCATAGCATTTGGTGGCTGCATTTGCTCCCATACTAACATGATCTTCCTGCCCGTTGGACGAGGTAATACTATCCACGGAAGCCGGGGTGCAAAGTTGTTTGTTTTTACTTACAATGGAGGCGGCTGTATATTGTGGGATCATAAGTCCAGAATTCAGTCCGGGATTATGCACCAGGAATGGAGGGAGGCCGCGTTGCCCGGAGATGAGCAAAAAAGTTCTTCTTTCAGAAATGCTACCCAGTTCAGCAACGGCAATTGCCAGGTGATCCAGCATTAACGCCAGCGGTTGACCATGGAAATTGCCACCGGAAAGTATCTTATCTGCTTCCGGAAAAATAGTTGGATTGTCAGTGACGGAATTAATTTCGGTGCGAAGAATGTGTTCGGAATGCGTTAGAACATCTCTTGTTGCGCCGTGTACCTGGGGGATGCAGCGGAAGGAATACGGATCCTGGACGTGTTTTTTTTCTTTTCCGGTGATCTGGCTGCCTTTTAAAAGGCGGCGCATGTTTCCGGCAACGCTTATTTGTCCGGGGTGGGGCCTGATTTCCTGCAATAATTCTGAGAACGGTTCAGGACGGCCGTCGAATGCGTCGAGGGAAAGAGCACTGATCTCATCAGCAAGGCCAGCAATTCTTCCTGCTTCATATACACACATACAGGCGTATGCGCTCATGAATTGTGTTCCGTTGAGCAGAGCCAGCGCTTCTTTAGGCTTGAATTTCAGTGGTGCGAGCCCCAGAGATTTGAGTGCGGCAGCCGCTTTGATTCTTTTTCCTTTCTGAACAACCTCCCCTTCTCCGATCAGTGCAAGCGACATATGGGCCAGGGGAGCCAGGTCGCCGGAAGCACCCA
The genomic region above belongs to Bacteroidia bacterium and contains:
- a CDS encoding inorganic pyrophosphatase, whose product is MNSNFKAHPWHGISPGKDAPECLTAFIEIVPSDTMKYEIDKMSGYLKVDRPQKFSNVVPCSYGFIPRTYCNTGIASLAAKTVPGVKDGDKDPLDICVFSERQIAHGNVLLQATPIGGLRLIDKGEADDKIIAVLKGDAVYHWNDLKDVPTSLLDRLVHYFLTYKNLPGDTASCRVAGIYGKKEALEVIRTAMEDWKQVFAK
- the hutH gene encoding histidine ammonia-lyase, whose protein sequence is MRKFQITPSDITPELAVELVRDEAQLSLSAVSEKRIKTCRDYLDRKLKNNPDPVYGINTGFGALYNKTISPVDLEKLQENLVRSHACGTGNEVPPEIVRLMMLLKIHALSKGYSGVQLSTVWQLIELFNAGVTPVVYQLGSLGASGDLAPLAHMSLALIGEGEVVQKGKRIKAAAALKSLGLAPLKFKPKEALALLNGTQFMSAYACMCVYEAGRIAGLADEISALSLDAFDGRPEPFSELLQEIRPHPGQISVAGNMRRLLKGSQITGKEKKHVQDPYSFRCIPQVHGATRDVLTHSEHILRTEINSVTDNPTIFPEADKILSGGNFHGQPLALMLDHLAIAVAELGSISERRTFLLISGQRGLPPFLVHNPGLNSGLMIPQYTAASIVSKNKQLCTPASVDSITSSNGQEDHVSMGANAATKCYEVVKNVMRVLSIEMLSAAQAIEFRRPLRTSTLLENQLREFRKTVPFIKEDVIVGDWMRRSEEYLQKRLA